Proteins from one Bradyrhizobium roseum genomic window:
- a CDS encoding YybH family protein, whose amino-acid sequence MFRSNRWRRLALKAALAMPLSASAAGQPMPANSEQELTDLVRTSEARASAFMRGDMEKWSSMTRIADDFTLMQPFGGEASRGFDMSPERLARLARYFRNGDAKVDLVQSYASGDLVVLAVIERQHGEVGGLPDQDWSLRVTLVYRRQGAEWWLVHRHADPLVRNIGLETSAALARGASPGTQ is encoded by the coding sequence ATGTTCAGATCGAACCGCTGGCGGCGCCTGGCGCTGAAGGCCGCACTCGCCATGCCGCTCTCGGCTAGCGCCGCAGGCCAACCCATGCCGGCGAATTCCGAGCAGGAACTCACCGATCTCGTCCGCACGAGCGAGGCGCGGGCTTCGGCGTTCATGCGCGGCGACATGGAAAAATGGTCCAGCATGACCCGCATTGCCGACGATTTTACGCTGATGCAGCCGTTTGGCGGCGAAGCCAGCCGGGGTTTTGACATGTCGCCCGAGCGGCTGGCACGGCTTGCGCGTTATTTCAGGAACGGCGATGCCAAGGTCGACCTCGTCCAGTCCTATGCGTCGGGCGATCTGGTCGTCCTTGCCGTGATCGAGCGGCAGCACGGCGAGGTCGGCGGCCTGCCCGACCAGGACTGGTCGCTGCGGGTGACGCTGGTTTATCGCCGGCAAGGCGCGGAGTGGTGGCTGGTTCACCGCCATGCCGACCCGCTGGTGCGCAACATTGGGCTCGAGACCTCGGCCGCATTGGCCCGCGGCGCAAGCCCTGGAACGCAGTAG
- a CDS encoding allantoate amidohydrolase codes for MSDKATTGSRLGDEIVSRIHQLGAISETPDNLARVFLSPEHRIAADLLMSWMRDAGMAAHLDAIGNVCGRYEGDRPGLPCLMLGSHYDTVRDAGKWDGPLGIVTAIACVADLSRRGVRLPFAIEVAGFADEEGVRFASTLLGSRAVAGTFDESVLNTRDADGLTMREAMVRFGLDPEHIGAAARARRELHAYVELHIEQGPVLEQQNLPVGVVTAISGATRLAASLTGMAGHAGTVPMALRRDALAGAAECIVAVEEFCKTDDAGLVGTVGAITALPGATNVIPGRVSFTLDIRAPADAHRKLAVAEIVRQIEAIAKRRDLALQIDVTHENRTVPCASWLKKQVAEAVAGEGYRVFELPSGAGHDGMAMIDISDVAMLFVRCRGGISHHPAEHVEAADADAGARVLLRFIENFQPTA; via the coding sequence ATGAGCGATAAGGCGACCACGGGATCACGGCTCGGCGATGAAATCGTCAGCCGGATCCATCAGCTTGGGGCGATTTCGGAGACGCCGGACAATCTGGCGCGGGTTTTCCTGTCGCCCGAGCACCGCATCGCGGCCGATCTCCTGATGTCGTGGATGAGAGACGCCGGCATGGCCGCGCATCTCGACGCCATCGGCAATGTCTGCGGCCGTTACGAAGGCGACCGTCCGGGGCTGCCGTGCCTGATGCTGGGATCGCATTACGACACCGTACGCGACGCCGGCAAATGGGACGGCCCGCTCGGGATCGTCACCGCCATCGCCTGCGTCGCCGACCTGAGCCGGCGCGGCGTGCGGTTGCCCTTTGCGATCGAAGTTGCGGGCTTTGCCGATGAGGAGGGCGTGCGGTTTGCTTCCACCTTGCTCGGCAGCCGGGCGGTCGCCGGCACGTTTGACGAGAGCGTGCTCAATACGCGCGATGCCGATGGACTCACCATGCGCGAGGCGATGGTGCGGTTCGGGCTCGACCCGGAGCATATCGGCGCGGCGGCGCGGGCCCGCCGCGAACTGCATGCCTATGTCGAGCTGCATATCGAGCAGGGGCCGGTGCTGGAACAGCAAAATCTTCCCGTTGGCGTGGTGACGGCAATATCGGGCGCCACGCGGCTGGCGGCGAGCCTCACCGGCATGGCGGGTCACGCCGGGACGGTGCCGATGGCGCTGCGGCGCGACGCGCTGGCGGGTGCCGCCGAATGCATCGTGGCGGTCGAGGAATTTTGCAAGACGGACGATGCTGGCCTGGTCGGCACCGTCGGCGCCATCACCGCGCTGCCCGGTGCGACCAATGTCATTCCGGGAAGGGTCTCGTTCACGTTGGACATTCGCGCGCCGGCGGACGCCCATCGCAAACTGGCGGTGGCGGAAATCGTGCGACAGATCGAGGCCATCGCGAAGCGGCGGGATCTCGCGCTGCAGATCGACGTCACGCACGAGAACCGCACCGTACCCTGCGCGTCGTGGCTGAAAAAGCAGGTGGCGGAAGCGGTTGCTGGAGAAGGCTATCGTGTCTTCGAACTGCCGAGCGGCGCGGGCCACGACGGCATGGCGATGATCGACATATCAGACGTCGCGATGCTGTTCGTCCGCTGCCGCGGTGGCATCAGCCATCACCCGGCCGAGCATGTCGAAGCCGCCGACGCCGATGCCGGCGCGCGGGTGCTGCTCCGATTCATCGAGAATTTCCAGCCAACGGCCTGA